The following proteins are co-located in the Aurantiacibacter atlanticus genome:
- a CDS encoding LysR family transcriptional regulator: MQIAPAIMQEMNWNDIRVFHAVARAGQISRAAAILKVDPTTLGRRLRRLERHLEVTLFERTREGQTLTEAGEMLMLKAEAMAEAARHIDEVPSLKSGLTGSLRISVSEGFGSQFLTPYVEEFARDHPNLVIELVANSGFLSPSRREADIAVMLSRPKAGPVLCSKLADYQLMLYASSDYLARNGKPSSPAELATKHTLISYVPDLLYAPELNYLDDFHSGLAAQIRSSSINAQHRLIAEGAGIGVLPRFIARQTDELQSVCPDYAITRSFWLVTHRDTQNLARVRAGMEWLADCVKAGRGRLKGAE; encoded by the coding sequence TTGCAGATAGCACCTGCAATTATGCAGGAAATGAACTGGAACGATATCCGCGTCTTCCACGCCGTTGCGCGCGCAGGCCAGATCAGCCGCGCTGCTGCCATCCTCAAGGTTGATCCGACCACGCTCGGGCGCAGGCTGCGGCGGCTTGAACGCCATCTGGAAGTCACCTTGTTTGAGCGCACGCGCGAAGGCCAGACGCTTACCGAAGCTGGTGAGATGCTGATGCTGAAGGCAGAAGCCATGGCAGAGGCAGCGCGCCATATCGATGAAGTACCCAGTCTCAAATCCGGTCTTACCGGCAGTTTGCGCATCAGCGTTTCGGAAGGTTTCGGAAGCCAGTTTCTGACGCCCTATGTCGAAGAGTTTGCCCGCGACCATCCTAATCTCGTAATTGAACTTGTCGCCAATAGCGGCTTTCTCAGCCCGTCACGGCGCGAAGCGGATATTGCAGTCATGCTGTCGCGGCCAAAGGCTGGCCCTGTCCTGTGCAGCAAGCTCGCCGATTATCAGCTGATGCTCTACGCAAGTTCAGATTACCTTGCCCGCAATGGCAAACCATCATCACCCGCCGAACTGGCGACGAAGCACACATTGATCAGCTATGTGCCAGATCTGCTTTATGCGCCCGAACTCAATTATCTTGATGATTTCCATTCCGGCCTCGCCGCGCAGATCCGGTCATCCAGCATCAACGCCCAGCACCGACTGATTGCGGAGGGTGCAGGCATTGGCGTGCTGCCACGATTCATCGCCCGTCAGACAGATGAATTGCAATCTGTCTGTCCCGATTATGCAATCACGCGCAGCTTCTGGCTGGTTACTCATCGCGATACACAGAACCTTGCCCGCGTACGCGCCGGGATGGAATGGCTGGCAGATTGCGTCAAAGCCGGGCGCGGACGTCTTAAAGGAGCGGAATAG
- the mmsB gene encoding 3-hydroxyisobutyrate dehydrogenase: MKIAFIGLGNMGGGMAANLVKAGHEVRAFDLSEDALAASSDNGCVAFTSAREACDGVDAIVSMLPNGEIVKAAYSNDVFGAAPAGAILLDCSTIDVASAREISAAAKARGYEMVDAPVSGGIAAANGGTLTFMVGGTEEGFKRAEPVLEAMSKAVIHAGGAGNGQAAKICNNMLLAIQMIGTCEAFSMAQKLGLDPQTFYDISSVSSGQCWSMTSYCPVPGVGPQSPADNDYEGGFATALMLKDLRLALEAADSAGADVVMGEKAAAIYEKFAEAGNGGRDFSAYFTELG, encoded by the coding sequence ATGAAAATCGCATTTATCGGCCTTGGCAATATGGGCGGCGGAATGGCAGCAAATCTGGTCAAGGCGGGGCACGAAGTGCGCGCTTTCGACCTGAGCGAAGATGCTCTCGCGGCGAGCAGCGACAATGGCTGTGTTGCCTTCACCTCTGCCCGCGAGGCGTGCGACGGTGTCGACGCTATCGTTTCGATGTTGCCCAATGGCGAAATCGTCAAAGCGGCTTACTCCAATGATGTGTTCGGTGCCGCTCCGGCAGGGGCGATCCTGCTCGATTGTTCGACAATCGACGTGGCTAGCGCGCGCGAGATCAGTGCAGCGGCAAAGGCGCGAGGTTACGAGATGGTCGATGCGCCCGTTTCCGGCGGGATTGCCGCCGCAAATGGCGGCACGCTTACCTTTATGGTTGGCGGAACGGAGGAGGGCTTCAAAAGGGCTGAACCCGTGCTCGAAGCGATGAGCAAGGCTGTCATTCACGCAGGTGGGGCAGGGAATGGCCAGGCGGCCAAGATTTGCAATAACATGCTGCTCGCCATCCAGATGATCGGGACTTGTGAAGCATTCTCCATGGCACAAAAACTCGGCCTTGATCCCCAGACCTTTTATGACATCAGTTCGGTGAGTTCAGGACAGTGCTGGTCGATGACATCCTATTGTCCTGTGCCCGGCGTGGGGCCGCAATCTCCAGCGGATAATGATTACGAGGGCGGCTTTGCCACCGCATTGATGCTCAAGGACCTGCGCCTAGCTCTGGAAGCCGCCGATAGCGCGGGTGCCGATGTGGTCATGGGCGAAAAGGCTGCCGCGATTTATGAAAAGTTCGCAGAGGCGGGCAATGGCGGGCGGGACTTCTCCGCCTATTTCACCGAGCTTGGGTAA
- a CDS encoding formate dehydrogenase subunit delta has product MSAIGDATVRMANQIARNFESRGSVAAVSATADHIQSFWDPRMKVTAFALAENEGSGFSPIARDAIQQLAAGIIPKPQSHATEFNDVDESGSTDAG; this is encoded by the coding sequence GTGAGCGCGATTGGTGATGCAACTGTGCGAATGGCGAACCAGATTGCGCGTAACTTTGAATCAAGGGGTTCTGTCGCTGCGGTCTCTGCGACAGCAGACCACATACAAAGCTTCTGGGATCCGCGAATGAAGGTGACGGCGTTCGCGCTTGCCGAAAACGAAGGTAGCGGTTTTTCTCCCATCGCCAGAGATGCGATTCAGCAATTAGCGGCAGGTATAATACCGAAACCCCAATCTCACGCGACGGAGTTCAATGACGTTGACGAATCCGGCTCCACAGACGCTGGCTGA
- a CDS encoding PIG-L deacetylase family protein: MKTLGHFGKVLAIAPHPDDEVLGCGGTLARLVDEGADVTIAIATKGNPPAFLAEQVERVMQETQKAHHILGVRDTRQMGLPAAALDTLPAAQTNSAFAELIGDIAPDTLLLPFIGDIHLDHQIVFLAAMVAARPRNNDAPCQILAYETLSETNWFAAPTTPAFVPNVFVDISATLGRKLDAFAAFESQVRPFPEERSIEALKALATLRGSAVHARAAEAFMLVRQIVRSA, from the coding sequence ATGAAGACTCTGGGCCATTTCGGTAAAGTTCTGGCAATCGCGCCCCATCCCGATGACGAAGTTCTGGGCTGCGGCGGTACGCTGGCACGGCTGGTGGATGAAGGTGCGGATGTCACGATTGCCATCGCCACCAAAGGCAACCCGCCCGCTTTTCTGGCCGAGCAGGTCGAGCGAGTGATGCAGGAAACGCAGAAGGCCCATCACATATTGGGTGTGCGGGACACGCGGCAGATGGGGCTTCCGGCAGCCGCGCTTGACACTTTGCCAGCGGCGCAGACCAATTCGGCATTTGCCGAGCTGATCGGCGACATCGCCCCGGATACGCTGCTGCTGCCCTTTATCGGGGATATTCACCTCGACCATCAAATTGTTTTTCTCGCCGCAATGGTGGCAGCGCGCCCGCGTAATAATGACGCTCCCTGCCAGATTCTGGCTTATGAGACACTTTCCGAGACAAATTGGTTTGCCGCACCGACCACTCCAGCTTTTGTGCCCAATGTATTCGTGGACATCTCTGCGACACTGGGTCGCAAGCTTGATGCCTTCGCTGCTTTTGAAAGCCAGGTCAGGCCATTCCCGGAAGAACGTTCGATTGAAGCCTTGAAAGCACTCGCAACCTTGCGGGGGTCAGCGGTTCATGCGCGCGCAGCAGAGGCTTTCATGCTGGTGCGCCAGATCGTTCGCAGCGCGTAA
- the fdhD gene encoding formate dehydrogenase accessory sulfurtransferase FdhD, translating into MTLTNPAPQTLADIFEIRRDGSRSVVSREWVLEVPVALEFNGLTYAVMMATPTDLEDFARGFALTEGLAASAHDLTSIAVAKVELGFIIRTSLEGVGVEQLSERVRTRVAESSCGLCGIENLEALAKALPKVSTHDPIRPDAVFAGIASLRERQTLNKRTHAAHGAAFCDPSGQILVMREDVGRHNGIDKLVGAAAVASFDPADGFFVSTARCSYEIVEKVVKAGGTSLVTVSLPTTMAVDRATDAGLSLYCLARDDSFLDLSADTKSID; encoded by the coding sequence ATGACGTTGACGAATCCGGCTCCACAGACGCTGGCTGATATCTTCGAAATCCGTCGCGATGGATCACGGAGCGTGGTTTCGCGCGAGTGGGTACTCGAGGTGCCGGTTGCGCTGGAATTCAACGGACTGACCTATGCCGTGATGATGGCCACCCCGACCGATTTGGAAGATTTCGCGCGTGGTTTTGCGCTGACTGAAGGTCTTGCTGCTAGTGCGCATGACTTAACCAGTATTGCCGTGGCAAAAGTCGAGCTTGGTTTCATCATCCGCACATCTCTGGAAGGTGTAGGGGTCGAGCAGCTATCCGAGCGGGTCCGAACGCGCGTTGCGGAATCTTCCTGCGGCCTGTGCGGTATCGAAAACCTTGAGGCTCTTGCAAAAGCTTTGCCCAAGGTGAGCACCCATGATCCGATAAGGCCAGACGCGGTCTTTGCAGGGATAGCTTCGTTGCGAGAACGCCAGACGTTGAACAAGCGAACACACGCTGCGCACGGGGCGGCGTTTTGTGACCCCTCCGGACAAATTCTGGTCATGCGGGAGGATGTTGGGCGACACAACGGAATCGACAAGCTTGTTGGCGCTGCGGCTGTAGCATCCTTCGATCCGGCAGACGGTTTCTTCGTCTCGACAGCACGCTGTTCATATGAAATCGTTGAGAAAGTTGTGAAAGCTGGGGGGACGTCGCTAGTCACAGTATCCTTGCCTACTACAATGGCCGTCGATCGGGCTACCGATGCCGGCCTGAGCCTTTATTGTCTGGCCCGTGACGACAGTTTTCTCGATCTGAGTGCGGATACGAAGAGTATCGATTAG
- a CDS encoding sulfite oxidase heme-binding subunit YedZ encodes MKTISASRPLLWLVLAIPGLWILYRWMSVPEKYGYGHAIGDSGDWAAWLLMLTLAVTPIRLMFRRRSFSTWLMRRRRDIGVASFAYAAGHTVIYIVNKAGIAAVFAEVSSPDMLAGWLAFALFVPLAATSNDMATRALKRTWKRLHRLVYPAAILTFLHWVLAAFDPATAYIHIAIITAIELVRVWLQWRQRVT; translated from the coding sequence ATGAAAACCATATCGGCTTCGCGGCCACTGCTCTGGCTGGTTCTGGCTATACCCGGGCTATGGATTCTCTACCGCTGGATGTCGGTGCCGGAGAAATATGGCTATGGGCACGCTATCGGCGATAGCGGAGATTGGGCCGCGTGGCTGCTGATGCTCACGCTTGCGGTGACGCCAATCCGCCTCATGTTCAGGCGCCGCAGCTTTTCGACATGGCTTATGCGGCGCAGGCGCGATATCGGTGTGGCCAGCTTTGCCTACGCGGCTGGCCACACCGTAATCTATATTGTCAACAAGGCTGGCATCGCTGCAGTCTTTGCTGAGGTAAGCTCTCCGGACATGCTTGCCGGATGGCTTGCTTTTGCCTTGTTCGTGCCGCTTGCAGCAACATCAAATGATATGGCGACCCGCGCGTTGAAACGAACTTGGAAAAGACTGCACCGGCTGGTTTATCCGGCCGCAATCCTGACCTTCTTGCACTGGGTCCTTGCGGCCTTCGATCCGGCTACGGCCTATATCCATATTGCGATCATCACCGCGATCGAGCTTGTGCGGGTCTGGCTGCAGTGGCGTCAGAGAGTGACGTAA
- the fdhF gene encoding formate dehydrogenase subunit alpha, which yields MGYERQQDFGTPESHAPTSVTLTIDGRDVTVPAGTSVMRAAAQNGGAIPSLCATDNIKAFGSCRLCLVEIDGARGTPASCTTPVAQGMTVHTQTPRLQKLRRGVIELYISDHPLDCLTCSANNDCELQDQAAAVGFRDVRYGYDGANHLGKATDRSNPYFDFDPSKCIACSRCVRACDEVQGTFALTMDGRGFASEISAGTAQDDFMSSECVSCGACVQACPTATLQEKSVREVGTPERSVVTTCAYCGVGCTFRAEMRGEQIVRMVPWKDGKANRGHSCVKGRFAWGYANHQDRITSPMVRESTDQPWREVSWDDALEFSATRIKAIKAEHGAQALGGITSSRCTNEETYLVQKLVRAGFGTNNVDTCARVCHSPTGYGLKTTFGTSAGTQDFDSVMASDVILVIGANPTDGHPVFASRMKQRLRQGAKLIVIDPRRIDLVKSPHVEAAHHLPLQPGTNVAVLTAMAHVIVTEGLADEDFIRARCDWDEYQDWARFVSDSRHAPERLEAVTRVPSSDLRAAARLFATGGNGSIYYGLGVTEHSQGSSTVMAIANLAMVTGNMGRPGVGVNPLRGQNNVQGACDMGSFPHELPGYRHISDNETRALFETDWGVTLDPDPGLRINNMLDAAVDGFFRAIYIQGEDILQSDPNTQHVAAGLSAMDLVIVHDLFLNETANYAHVFLPGSTFLEKNGTFTNAERRIQPVRKVMKPAAGYEDWQVTQLLANAIGANWNYAHPSEILDEIARLTPSFAGVSWSRLDEVGSLQWPVNDQFPDGAPVMHVEGFAGGKGKFVVTDYVPTDEKTGPRFPLLLTTGRILSQYNVGAQTRRTANTAWHPEDLLEMHPTDAENRGLSDGDWTRLQSRTGETTLRIKVTDRVAPGVVYTTFHHPATQANVVTTEFSDWATNCPEYKVTAVQVLPSNGPTDWQEAYVELSDRSRRIANEPAE from the coding sequence ATGGGCTATGAGCGTCAACAAGATTTCGGAACGCCCGAATCCCATGCGCCCACTTCTGTCACACTGACGATAGATGGGCGCGATGTTACCGTGCCCGCCGGGACAAGCGTTATGCGTGCAGCGGCGCAGAATGGTGGTGCAATCCCCAGTCTTTGCGCAACTGACAACATCAAAGCTTTCGGATCGTGCCGCTTGTGCCTGGTGGAGATTGATGGTGCGCGTGGCACACCTGCCAGCTGCACTACACCAGTTGCTCAAGGCATGACAGTTCATACCCAGACCCCGCGCCTTCAAAAGCTGCGCCGGGGGGTGATTGAACTCTACATTTCGGATCATCCGCTCGATTGTCTCACTTGCAGCGCGAATAATGATTGCGAGCTGCAGGATCAGGCAGCCGCGGTGGGGTTTCGCGATGTGCGTTACGGCTATGATGGCGCCAACCATCTCGGCAAGGCAACCGATCGCTCCAATCCCTATTTCGATTTCGACCCATCGAAATGTATCGCCTGTTCGCGATGCGTGCGTGCCTGTGACGAAGTACAAGGGACTTTTGCACTGACGATGGATGGACGCGGCTTCGCTTCAGAGATCAGTGCAGGCACGGCGCAGGATGATTTCATGTCAAGCGAGTGCGTCAGTTGCGGTGCCTGTGTGCAGGCCTGCCCGACGGCGACCCTGCAAGAAAAGTCAGTCAGGGAAGTAGGCACGCCCGAACGCAGCGTGGTGACAACTTGCGCATATTGCGGGGTTGGCTGCACTTTCCGCGCCGAAATGCGCGGTGAGCAAATTGTTCGGATGGTGCCGTGGAAGGACGGCAAGGCAAATCGCGGCCATTCCTGCGTGAAGGGTCGCTTCGCCTGGGGGTATGCCAACCATCAGGACCGGATCACGAGCCCGATGGTCCGCGAAAGCACTGACCAGCCGTGGCGCGAAGTAAGCTGGGACGATGCGCTGGAATTTTCTGCCACTCGGATCAAGGCCATCAAGGCCGAGCATGGCGCGCAAGCATTGGGCGGGATAACCTCCAGCCGCTGCACCAATGAAGAAACTTATCTGGTACAAAAGCTCGTTCGCGCAGGCTTTGGTACCAATAATGTCGATACCTGCGCGCGCGTTTGCCATTCCCCTACCGGTTACGGGCTGAAAACTACCTTCGGCACCAGTGCAGGCACACAAGATTTCGACAGCGTCATGGCATCAGATGTCATTCTGGTGATCGGAGCAAATCCGACTGACGGGCATCCCGTCTTCGCCAGCCGCATGAAACAGCGATTAAGACAGGGTGCAAAGCTGATTGTGATCGATCCGCGCCGCATTGATCTAGTCAAGTCCCCGCATGTCGAAGCAGCACATCACTTGCCCTTGCAGCCCGGTACCAATGTCGCCGTGCTGACGGCTATGGCCCATGTCATCGTGACCGAAGGGTTGGCGGACGAAGACTTCATTCGCGCACGATGCGACTGGGACGAATATCAGGACTGGGCGCGATTCGTGTCGGATAGCCGCCATGCACCCGAACGGCTTGAGGCGGTTACCCGTGTGCCCTCTAGTGATCTTCGTGCTGCAGCGCGCCTTTTTGCGACCGGCGGCAATGGTTCAATCTATTACGGTCTCGGCGTCACAGAGCATAGCCAAGGCTCCTCAACCGTCATGGCGATTGCCAATCTGGCGATGGTAACAGGCAATATGGGGCGCCCGGGTGTCGGCGTGAATCCGCTGCGCGGACAGAACAATGTGCAAGGCGCCTGCGACATGGGCAGCTTTCCTCACGAATTGCCCGGTTATCGCCACATCTCCGATAATGAAACCCGCGCATTGTTTGAAACCGATTGGGGCGTAACGCTGGATCCGGATCCAGGCCTGCGGATCAACAATATGCTTGATGCTGCGGTAGATGGTTTCTTCCGGGCGATTTACATACAAGGAGAGGATATTCTTCAGTCGGACCCAAATACGCAACATGTAGCTGCAGGACTTTCAGCGATGGACCTCGTGATTGTCCACGATCTCTTTTTGAATGAAACGGCGAATTACGCCCATGTCTTCCTGCCGGGTTCCACATTCCTGGAAAAGAACGGGACGTTCACCAATGCAGAGCGGCGGATCCAGCCGGTGCGCAAGGTGATGAAGCCGGCAGCAGGTTATGAAGACTGGCAGGTCACGCAATTGCTTGCCAATGCGATTGGCGCAAATTGGAACTACGCCCACCCATCAGAAATCCTCGATGAAATCGCGCGGCTGACGCCCAGCTTTGCCGGGGTGTCGTGGTCCAGGCTGGATGAGGTCGGCTCGCTGCAATGGCCCGTCAACGACCAGTTTCCCGATGGCGCGCCAGTGATGCATGTGGAGGGTTTCGCAGGCGGAAAAGGAAAGTTCGTGGTCACCGATTATGTGCCCACAGATGAAAAGACGGGACCGCGGTTCCCGCTGCTTCTCACCACCGGACGGATTCTTAGCCAATACAATGTCGGGGCGCAGACCCGCCGCACCGCGAACACCGCTTGGCACCCTGAAGACTTGCTTGAAATGCATCCAACCGATGCAGAAAATCGCGGGCTCAGCGATGGTGACTGGACCCGTCTGCAAAGTCGCACGGGTGAAACCACATTGAGGATTAAGGTGACTGACCGCGTTGCCCCGGGCGTTGTATATACGACATTTCATCATCCTGCGACGCAAGCTAATGTGGTGACTACCGAATTTTCCGATTGGGCGACCAATTGCCCCGAATACAAGGTCACAGCGGTACAGGTATTGCCCAGTAATGGGCCAACCGACTGGCAGGAAGCCTATGTCGAACTGTCCGATCGGTCACGCCGGATTGCAAACGAGCCGGCCGAGTGA
- a CDS encoding CoA-acylating methylmalonate-semialdehyde dehydrogenase, whose protein sequence is MRQIDHFISGEAGSAGTGRTHKIWNPSTGEIQAEVSLGDAALLDRAIANAKKVQPEWAATNPQRRARVMFKFKQLLEDNMQELAELLASEHGKVVDDAKGDVQRGLEVIEYACGIPQAMKGEYSNSAGPGIDVYSMRQPLGIGAGITPFNFPAMIPMWMFGMAIAAGNAFILKPSERDPSVPVRLAELFLEAGAPEGLLQVVHGDKEMVDAILDHPDISAVSFVGSSDIAHYVYNRGVAAGKRVQAMGGAKNHGIVMPDADLDQVVNDLAGAAFGSAGERCMALPVVVPVGEDTAERLKAKLIPAINALRVGVSNDPEAHYGPVVTPEHKARVEQWIDTAEAEGGEIVIDGRGFSLQGHEKGFFVGPTLIDHVTPEMESYKEEIFGPVLQIVRAKDFEDALRLPSDHQYGNGVAIFTRNGHAAREFAHRVNAGMVGINVPIPVPVAYHSFGGWKRSGFGDADQYGMEGLKFWTKAKKVTQRWPDGGGDGSNAFLIPTMG, encoded by the coding sequence ATGCGACAGATCGATCACTTCATTTCAGGCGAAGCAGGTTCAGCCGGGACAGGGCGCACGCATAAGATCTGGAACCCATCGACGGGCGAAATCCAGGCAGAGGTGTCGCTGGGCGATGCAGCGTTGCTTGATCGCGCGATAGCCAATGCAAAGAAGGTCCAGCCCGAATGGGCGGCGACCAATCCGCAGCGCCGTGCAAGGGTGATGTTCAAGTTCAAGCAATTGCTCGAAGACAATATGCAGGAGCTGGCAGAATTGCTGGCATCCGAACATGGCAAGGTGGTAGATGATGCCAAGGGCGATGTGCAGCGCGGTCTGGAGGTGATCGAATATGCCTGCGGCATTCCGCAGGCGATGAAGGGTGAATATTCCAATAGTGCGGGGCCGGGCATCGATGTCTATTCGATGCGTCAGCCGTTGGGCATCGGAGCGGGCATCACTCCGTTCAACTTTCCTGCCATGATCCCCATGTGGATGTTTGGCATGGCAATCGCGGCGGGCAATGCCTTTATCCTGAAGCCATCCGAACGCGATCCGTCCGTGCCAGTGCGTCTGGCTGAGCTGTTTCTTGAGGCGGGCGCGCCAGAGGGACTGTTGCAGGTGGTTCATGGCGACAAGGAAATGGTCGATGCGATACTCGACCATCCCGATATCAGCGCCGTCAGCTTTGTCGGATCAAGCGATATTGCGCATTACGTTTACAATCGCGGCGTTGCTGCAGGCAAGCGCGTGCAGGCAATGGGCGGGGCCAAGAACCATGGCATCGTCATGCCCGACGCCGATCTCGATCAAGTAGTGAACGATCTGGCTGGCGCGGCTTTCGGCTCGGCGGGTGAACGCTGCATGGCGCTGCCTGTGGTGGTGCCAGTGGGCGAGGATACCGCAGAACGGCTGAAGGCCAAGCTGATCCCCGCGATCAACGCCCTGCGCGTGGGTGTCTCCAATGATCCGGAGGCGCATTACGGCCCGGTGGTGACGCCTGAACACAAGGCGCGGGTGGAACAGTGGATTGACACAGCAGAGGCCGAAGGCGGCGAGATCGTGATCGATGGGCGCGGCTTCAGCCTGCAGGGCCACGAGAAGGGCTTCTTCGTCGGGCCGACGCTGATTGACCATGTCACGCCCGAAATGGAAAGCTACAAGGAAGAGATATTCGGACCGGTCCTGCAGATCGTGCGGGCAAAGGATTTCGAGGACGCATTGCGACTGCCTTCAGATCATCAATATGGCAATGGCGTCGCCATCTTCACCCGCAATGGCCACGCTGCACGCGAATTTGCGCATCGGGTGAATGCTGGCATGGTTGGCATCAATGTGCCGATCCCTGTGCCGGTCGCCTACCACAGCTTTGGCGGGTGGAAGCGCTCCGGTTTTGGCGATGCCGATCAGTATGGCATGGAAGGCCTCAAATTCTGGACCAAGGCCAAGAAGGTCACCCAGCGCTGGCCCGATGGCGGCGGCGATGGTTCCAATGCCTTCCTCATTCCCACGATGGGGTAA
- a CDS encoding enoyl-CoA hydratase/isomerase family protein, whose amino-acid sequence MMTTPEDDLHIREQGRTGRLSLDRPKALHALTLDMCHDMSAALTRWREDDAIGAVIIDHYDGRGFCAGGDINLLRNSALNDGGISGRQFFHDEYQLNHQIFTYPKPIIAFMDGITMGGGVGISQPVRYRVATQATRFAMPETGIGLFPDVGGGWYLSRLENRLGQYLAVTGARLDGSECVWAGLATHYMAADRLAIAKQRIAQHPDRVASILAELSTTPPEARIAAHADYIGRHFASDRYEDILASLQQDGSDWAFAQLATLESKSPQTCKVALRQLANSATLDDFAENMAMEYRIASRVLTLPDFAEDVRAAIVEKTGDPQWNPATSEGVTDELLDSIFAPLPDDEEWKPLAETQGD is encoded by the coding sequence ATGATGACGACCCCCGAAGACGATCTGCATATTCGGGAGCAGGGGCGCACAGGGCGCCTCTCGCTCGACCGTCCCAAGGCTCTCCATGCACTGACGCTGGATATGTGCCATGACATGAGCGCTGCTCTGACGCGCTGGCGCGAAGACGATGCCATCGGTGCGGTGATAATCGACCATTATGACGGGCGCGGTTTTTGTGCTGGCGGCGACATCAACCTGCTACGAAATTCGGCATTGAACGATGGCGGCATCAGCGGCCGGCAATTCTTCCATGACGAGTATCAACTCAACCACCAGATCTTTACCTATCCCAAGCCGATCATCGCTTTCATGGACGGTATTACCATGGGTGGCGGGGTAGGGATCAGTCAGCCAGTGCGATACCGTGTTGCGACCCAGGCCACGCGCTTTGCCATGCCCGAAACGGGGATAGGCCTGTTTCCCGACGTGGGCGGCGGCTGGTACCTTTCCAGATTGGAAAACCGGCTGGGGCAATATCTGGCCGTGACAGGTGCAAGGCTGGATGGTTCCGAATGTGTTTGGGCGGGTCTGGCCACGCATTATATGGCGGCAGACCGGCTTGCCATTGCCAAACAGCGCATTGCCCAACATCCTGATCGTGTCGCCAGTATTCTTGCAGAGCTTTCTACGACTCCTCCAGAAGCGCGCATCGCGGCTCATGCCGATTATATCGGCCGCCACTTCGCGTCTGACCGTTATGAGGACATTCTCGCCAGCCTCCAACAGGATGGGAGCGACTGGGCATTTGCGCAGCTTGCGACTTTGGAGAGCAAGAGCCCGCAAACATGCAAGGTCGCCCTGCGCCAACTGGCAAATTCTGCCACGCTTGACGATTTTGCCGAGAATATGGCGATGGAATATCGCATTGCGAGCCGCGTGCTCACACTTCCGGACTTTGCCGAGGATGTGCGTGCCGCGATTGTCGAGAAAACTGGCGACCCGCAATGGAACCCAGCTACGTCCGAAGGGGTGACGGATGAACTGCTCGACAGCATTTTCGCGCCACTTCCTGATGATGAGGAATGGAAGCCATTGGCTGAGACGCAAGGCGATTGA
- a CDS encoding LuxR C-terminal-related transcriptional regulator: MRELMERPTEVLLKLSLICSNMLAREGLKRILMDEGIKVDACENVQDLVENAQAPDLVVVDIDDSDHDCQSISELVGAIPGCKVVVLAAKFDLDFMVSAFHCGVDGFILKEIGCHSLVGSLHLVAMGEKVLPSQLVDYLPRFVGNTALAPVTRSVLADSLSEREKETLRCLVQGCANKVIARRMEISEATVKVHVKATLRKLSVKNRTQAAIWAVNNGIVPSHMAQADTEQPAIPLTAEVEPQVALA; encoded by the coding sequence ATGCGCGAATTGATGGAAAGGCCCACAGAGGTCTTGCTTAAACTTTCTCTTATCTGTTCCAATATGCTGGCTCGGGAAGGGCTGAAAAGAATTCTCATGGACGAGGGCATCAAGGTAGATGCCTGCGAGAATGTTCAGGACCTTGTCGAAAACGCGCAGGCCCCTGATCTGGTAGTCGTCGACATCGACGATTCCGATCATGACTGCCAAAGCATTTCGGAGCTGGTGGGTGCCATTCCGGGTTGTAAAGTGGTGGTCCTTGCCGCCAAATTCGATCTGGATTTCATGGTGAGTGCTTTTCACTGCGGTGTCGACGGCTTCATCCTCAAGGAAATCGGCTGCCATTCACTGGTCGGATCGCTTCACCTTGTCGCGATGGGCGAGAAGGTCCTGCCCAGTCAACTTGTCGATTACCTCCCACGCTTTGTGGGCAACACGGCGCTGGCACCTGTCACGCGATCCGTTCTTGCAGATTCGCTGTCGGAGCGTGAGAAAGAGACATTGCGGTGTCTGGTGCAGGGCTGTGCCAACAAGGTCATCGCCCGCCGGATGGAAATCAGCGAGGCGACGGTCAAGGTCCACGTCAAGGCAACCTTGCGCAAGCTTTCGGTGAAGAACCGCACGCAGGCGGCAATCTGGGCAGTGAATAACGGCATCGTCCCAAGCCACATGGCACAGGCAGACACAGAGCAGCCAGCGATTCCGCTGACCGCTGAGGTAGAGCCGCAGGTGGCGCTCGCCTGA